In a genomic window of Sutcliffiella sp. FSL R7-0096:
- a CDS encoding class I SAM-dependent methyltransferase codes for MPLYNKIGKTYNTTRKADSRITQFILQQLNLEHSATILDIGAGTGNYSYELADVGYNVIALEPSEIMRSQCKQHRNIHWKEGVAERIPLKSASIDGIICTLASHHFQDLSLCFQEMRRVLKENGKIVIFTLDPRLCEEDCWLFDYFEPVLENAYRIHPPMKEFSQLLKEQIERPVTVVPYPLPYDLVDQFFFTGWRSPERYLDNDFQRGTSPLAKGEDAMKCLEKLRFDLENGIWFENYKQILKLDEYDCGHFFLVV; via the coding sequence ATGCCCCTTTATAATAAAATAGGAAAGACATATAACACTACCAGAAAAGCAGATTCCCGCATCACTCAGTTTATCTTGCAACAACTCAACTTAGAACATTCTGCAACCATATTGGATATTGGTGCTGGAACTGGCAATTACAGCTATGAACTTGCTGATGTAGGCTATAATGTCATTGCTCTTGAGCCCTCTGAAATTATGAGAAGCCAATGCAAACAGCATAGAAATATCCATTGGAAAGAGGGAGTTGCAGAGAGAATACCGTTAAAAAGTGCTTCTATAGATGGGATTATTTGCACTCTAGCATCTCATCATTTTCAAGATTTGTCCCTTTGTTTTCAAGAAATGAGGAGAGTTTTAAAGGAGAATGGAAAGATCGTCATATTCACTCTAGACCCTAGATTATGTGAAGAAGATTGTTGGTTGTTTGATTACTTTGAACCAGTTTTAGAAAATGCGTATAGGATTCATCCACCAATGAAGGAATTCTCTCAATTGCTTAAGGAGCAGATTGAACGTCCTGTTACTGTTGTTCCTTATCCACTCCCATATGATTTGGTTGATCAGTTTTTCTTTACAGGCTGGAGAAGTCCTGAACGATATTTAGACAATGATTTTCAGCGCGGAACTTCTCCACTTGCTAAAGGGGAAGATGCAATGAAATGTCTGGAAAAATTAAGATTTGATCTGGAGAATGGAATTTGGTTTGAAAACTATAAACAAATTTTGAAATTAGATGAATACGATTGTGGTCACTTCTTTTTAGTAGTTTAA
- a CDS encoding DUF6262 family protein, translating to MANINPNTQPLLRSIEEKQQKAKQKVESTIKEMIKHKEKINFNSVSAKSGVSKPFLYKHSDIRSRIETLRKQEEKLDSPNQVKRNMTDHSKDVIIASLRKKMMHLEEENKKLKEQLKVDWAAIYKEIN from the coding sequence ATGGCAAATATAAACCCAAATACTCAACCACTTCTTCGAAGTATCGAAGAAAAACAGCAAAAAGCAAAGCAAAAGGTTGAAAGTACCATTAAAGAAATGATTAAACATAAAGAAAAGATAAATTTTAATTCTGTATCAGCAAAATCAGGGGTATCAAAACCATTTTTATATAAACACAGCGATATCAGGTCGAGAATTGAAACATTAAGAAAACAAGAAGAAAAATTAGATTCACCGAATCAAGTAAAACGAAACATGACAGACCATTCTAAAGATGTGATAATTGCATCACTTCGAAAGAAAATGATGCATCTCGAAGAAGAAAATAAGAAATTGAAGGAACAATTAAAGGTCGATTGGGCCGCAATTTATAAGGAAATCAATTAA
- a CDS encoding DeoR/GlpR family DNA-binding transcription regulator, with amino-acid sequence MFSEERRQEILKLLEQKGRVLAKDLSDRFNMSIDSIRRDLSIMEEQRLLKRTHGGAIPIPNVRNMAQPPSKRYGEGSIYQNAIAKLAASYIKENQTVFIGGAAIHYVLLKYLPNDVPFTVITNSVVIAFFLRDLENVRTYLIGGEVKSSGNITDALANESAQQFTVDLCFATAGALSSKGLSTATPEVSVFHKTVYKNSRRIIALIEHYKFGMDMFSGMYPVKGINVIITDEETTKENIDMIKAQGVEVLVSKNENN; translated from the coding sequence ATGTTTTCTGAAGAAAGAAGGCAAGAAATTTTAAAGTTATTAGAACAAAAAGGTCGTGTGTTAGCAAAAGACTTATCGGATAGATTCAATATGTCAATTGATTCAATTAGGCGGGATTTATCGATTATGGAAGAGCAAAGACTTTTAAAGAGAACTCATGGTGGAGCAATACCTATTCCTAATGTTAGAAATATGGCTCAACCTCCTTCAAAAAGATATGGAGAAGGTAGTATATATCAAAATGCTATTGCAAAATTAGCAGCTTCTTATATTAAAGAAAATCAAACAGTGTTTATTGGTGGAGCTGCCATTCATTATGTTTTGCTTAAATACCTACCAAATGATGTTCCATTTACTGTAATTACAAACTCTGTTGTAATCGCTTTTTTCTTAAGGGATTTAGAGAATGTAAGAACTTATTTGATAGGTGGAGAGGTTAAAAGTTCAGGTAATATCACAGACGCTCTAGCAAATGAATCTGCTCAACAATTTACGGTGGATTTATGTTTTGCCACTGCTGGTGCATTATCATCAAAAGGATTAAGTACAGCTACTCCAGAAGTTTCAGTTTTTCATAAAACTGTTTATAAAAATTCAAGGAGGATTATCGCATTAATAGAGCATTACAAATTCGGTATGGATATGTTTTCTGGTATGTATCCTGTAAAGGGGATAAATGTAATAATAACCGATGAAGAAACAACAAAAGAAAATATCGATATGATTAAAGCACAAGGAGTAGAAGTACTCGTTTCAAAAAATGAAAATAATTAG
- a CDS encoding DUF5662 family protein, whose amino-acid sequence MLKACWKYFLYILDHKLNVLIECWKEGLYIEGIIHDWSKFSPNEFLPYAKKFFYNGEKSADDELKWRYAWLHHQHKNKHHWEYWVVDPNNKQALPIPRKYLLEMVCDWRSFSRNWGRKVKNSILDLTNKIVLHPDTKKELEDIIRNTNNR is encoded by the coding sequence ATGTTAAAGGCTTGTTGGAAGTATTTCCTTTATATCCTTGACCATAAACTAAACGTGCTTATTGAATGCTGGAAAGAAGGATTATACATAGAAGGCATTATTCATGATTGGTCAAAATTTTCACCAAATGAGTTTTTACCGTATGCTAAGAAGTTTTTTTACAATGGAGAAAAAAGTGCTGATGATGAATTGAAATGGAGATATGCCTGGCTGCACCATCAACATAAAAATAAGCATCATTGGGAATATTGGGTTGTTGATCCGAATAATAAACAGGCTTTGCCTATCCCCAGAAAATATCTCCTAGAAATGGTATGTGATTGGCGGTCGTTTTCAAGGAACTGGGGGAGAAAGGTTAAAAATTCTATTTTAGATCTTACCAATAAGATTGTTTTACACCCTGATACAAAAAAAGAACTAGAGGATATTATTAGAAATACAAATAATAGATAG
- a CDS encoding DUF1572 family protein — protein MNNFEKEYLSIVIQQFKQFKSRAEKALIQLSDEDIHWKPNAESNNIAIIIQHIIGNMNSRWRDFLITDGEKQYRERDMEFFDRGETRETLMRNWEDGWNLLFDTLENLEAKQLHQTVTLRKQPMSVLQAIQTEIAHISYHLGQILFIGKQIKDKDWTILSIPKNGSKEFNLMHSSKE, from the coding sequence TTGAATAACTTCGAAAAGGAATACCTTTCAATTGTGATACAGCAGTTTAAACAATTCAAATCGCGAGCAGAAAAGGCATTAATTCAATTGTCCGATGAGGATATTCATTGGAAGCCCAATGCAGAATCTAATAATATTGCAATTATTATTCAGCATATTATTGGTAATATGAACTCTCGATGGCGGGATTTTTTAATTACTGATGGAGAAAAGCAGTATAGGGAAAGGGATATGGAATTTTTTGATCGAGGTGAGACGAGGGAAACCCTTATGCGAAATTGGGAAGATGGATGGAACTTACTATTTGATACCCTGGAAAATCTCGAGGCAAAACAATTACATCAAACTGTAACTTTAAGGAAACAACCAATGAGTGTACTACAAGCAATTCAAACGGAAATAGCTCACATAAGTTATCATTTAGGACAAATTTTATTTATTGGAAAACAAATAAAGGATAAAGATTGGACTATTTTGAGCATTCCTAAAAACGGTTCCAAAGAATTTAATCTAATGCATTCATCAAAAGAATAA
- a CDS encoding tyrosine-type recombinase/integrase — protein MTLQTCLTQFRDEYMFRLEETTLYCYLLAVNQLIEYGNKPLEEVMSSDIRRWMSFLDARGYKPVTLKTKLAGIKLFFKFCVEEGILSKNPVESIPYPEVNDTLPHYLQMSELALLRTILKGRIEERAVIEIFYATGVRLKELVSMKKEEIYWPDRMITIPKGKRKKERIVLFTREAGEHLKAYLDVREDELPFVFVNYSRTGEMCPRTIQSRFDSYSKKLGRHVSPHTLRHTFAAHLARRGMPFMAIQTLLGHNSPHQTHLYTRLYHQARKDMYDEWM, from the coding sequence ATGACACTCCAAACATGTTTGACGCAGTTTAGAGATGAGTATATGTTTCGATTGGAAGAAACCACCTTATATTGTTATCTGCTAGCGGTTAATCAACTCATCGAATATGGTAATAAACCACTTGAGGAAGTCATGTCTAGTGATATTAGAAGGTGGATGTCTTTTTTAGATGCACGTGGATATAAACCGGTCACCTTAAAAACAAAACTAGCTGGCATTAAGTTATTTTTCAAGTTCTGTGTGGAAGAAGGAATCCTTTCCAAGAATCCAGTTGAATCCATACCTTATCCAGAAGTAAATGATACATTGCCACATTACTTACAAATGAGTGAATTAGCGCTGTTACGAACAATCTTGAAGGGACGAATAGAGGAAAGGGCAGTTATTGAGATATTTTATGCAACGGGTGTACGATTAAAGGAGTTAGTTTCAATGAAAAAGGAAGAAATTTATTGGCCAGATCGCATGATTACCATTCCTAAAGGGAAACGTAAAAAAGAAAGAATCGTCTTATTTACAAGAGAGGCCGGAGAACATTTAAAAGCCTATTTAGATGTACGTGAGGATGAGCTTCCATTTGTCTTTGTAAACTATTCGAGAACAGGTGAGATGTGCCCTCGTACCATTCAATCCAGATTTGATAGTTATTCCAAAAAGCTGGGAAGACATGTTTCTCCACATACGTTACGTCATACATTCGCAGCACATTTAGCAAGAAGAGGGATGCCCTTTATGGCCATTCAAACACTGCTAGGGCATAATAGTCCTCATCAAACCCATTTATATACACGGCTTTATCATCAAGCACGAAAAGATATGTACGATGAATGGATGTAA
- a CDS encoding DUF1871 family protein: MFKYISVKEVIDEWDPIGLLSMGCPEDEYDPEIRDIVRLLCDIKSVNELAVGINKVFIKWFEEDLTIEKCYPVALKIWNKLS; this comes from the coding sequence ATGTTTAAATATATTTCTGTTAAAGAAGTGATTGATGAATGGGACCCAATAGGCTTGCTTAGTATGGGATGTCCAGAAGATGAATATGATCCTGAAATAAGAGATATTGTACGACTCTTATGTGATATTAAATCTGTTAATGAATTAGCAGTAGGAATAAACAAGGTATTTATTAAGTGGTTTGAAGAAGATTTGACAATCGAAAAATGTTATCCAGTTGCTTTAAAGATATGGAATAAATTATCTTAA
- a CDS encoding MFS transporter produces the protein MRTKMILKSWRYPAILLTIIGISSIGEWVYFLALNLIVLDKMGVLAVSGLYIIRALSTLFTNIWSGSLIDRINKKHLLLWLNIFQAVFIALLPLFSSIWTIYGLVFLIGIASSIAGPTTMTYITKLIPQDKRKRFNSLVSFIDSGAFVTGPAIAGIIFMSGTPNFAIYVNAVALFLAALITMSMPNIEKNDFIETKDEKLSLKVLKKDWKLVVDFSRKHIYIMVIYLLFSAVMVLATVIDSLEAAFAIEVLSLSEGDYGFLVSVAGAGIVAGSLVNIIIVKKVATSWLIGLGSLMVSSGYMIYAFSGGFLVAAIGFFILSFSMAFINTGIYTFYQNNVPVEVMGRVGSIYSFIGAFFTIIGTVIFGIIAELISIQFVVILGTLIMFGVTIILFIFNIQPSKASFYSEEKLNQASETVL, from the coding sequence ATGCGTACAAAAATGATTTTAAAGTCGTGGAGATATCCTGCAATTTTATTGACTATTATTGGTATTTCAAGTATTGGGGAATGGGTGTATTTTTTAGCACTAAACTTAATTGTTCTTGATAAGATGGGGGTACTTGCTGTCTCAGGTCTATATATAATTAGAGCTTTATCTACTTTATTTACTAACATTTGGTCGGGTAGTCTGATTGATCGAATAAATAAAAAGCATCTTTTATTGTGGCTTAATATATTCCAGGCAGTGTTTATTGCTTTATTGCCCTTATTTTCATCTATTTGGACAATATACGGTCTTGTATTTTTAATAGGTATAGCTAGTTCCATTGCTGGTCCTACAACAATGACTTACATAACTAAGTTAATTCCTCAAGATAAAAGAAAACGATTTAATTCCCTCGTAAGTTTTATTGATTCTGGAGCGTTTGTTACCGGGCCTGCTATTGCGGGTATCATATTTATGAGTGGCACCCCTAATTTTGCGATATATGTTAATGCAGTAGCCCTTTTTTTAGCAGCACTAATCACAATGTCCATGCCTAATATAGAAAAAAATGATTTTATAGAAACTAAAGACGAAAAACTCAGCTTAAAGGTTTTGAAAAAAGATTGGAAATTAGTTGTTGATTTTAGTCGTAAACACATCTATATAATGGTCATTTATTTACTATTTAGTGCGGTCATGGTTTTAGCAACGGTTATAGATTCACTGGAAGCAGCATTTGCTATTGAAGTGCTTTCTTTATCAGAGGGAGATTATGGATTCCTGGTAAGCGTTGCTGGTGCTGGAATAGTTGCAGGCTCTTTAGTAAACATAATTATTGTAAAAAAAGTAGCTACCTCTTGGCTGATTGGTCTTGGATCCTTGATGGTATCAAGCGGTTATATGATTTATGCTTTTTCGGGTGGATTTTTGGTAGCAGCAATTGGCTTTTTCATTCTATCATTTTCAATGGCTTTTATTAACACAGGAATTTACACCTTTTATCAAAATAATGTTCCTGTCGAGGTAATGGGACGGGTTGGTAGTATTTATAGTTTCATCGGAGCTTTTTTCACCATTATTGGAACAGTAATTTTTGGAATTATTGCGGAATTGATATCTATTCAGTTTGTTGTCATATTAGGAACCTTAATTATGTTTGGAGTAACGATTATATTATTTATCTTTAATATTCAGCCCTCTAAAGCAAGTTTTTATTCTGAAGAAAAACTGAATCAAGCTTCTGAAACTGTATTATGA
- a CDS encoding tyrosine-type recombinase/integrase produces the protein MKVQEVLINDRKRYLLIDGDNKPVGPVLRFLKYLDNIGKAENTLKSYCHYLKFYFQFLNEKEKEYKEVDLNLLAEYVSWLRSPNQSTKVIQFQQTKARRSERTVNTMVTCVQSFYDYLMRIEDYEKDLSEKTKKQVIGNYRSFKPFLHHISKGKPLDKNILKIKEPRREVLTLTKDQVQSIHDACSNIRDALLVRILYEGGLRIGEALSLWIEDFDIGSTSIQVRESKTVNGKGRRVYVSGDTMNVFQDYLIDYHDADTNHVFINLTGPNKGEPLNYQAAFDVIKRIRKKTQIDITPHMLRHTYATELHEQGVEISIIQKLLGHSNVQTTIKTYVHPTDVTIRKEWQKAHDKMKGDKNDFIK, from the coding sequence ATGAAAGTGCAAGAGGTTTTAATTAATGACAGAAAAAGATATTTGCTTATTGATGGAGATAACAAACCTGTCGGTCCAGTTTTAAGGTTTCTTAAATATCTAGATAACATTGGAAAGGCCGAAAATACCTTAAAGTCATACTGTCATTATTTAAAGTTTTACTTTCAATTTTTAAACGAAAAAGAAAAAGAGTACAAGGAAGTGGATCTTAACCTTCTGGCGGAGTATGTATCTTGGCTAAGAAGTCCTAATCAATCTACTAAAGTAATTCAATTTCAACAAACAAAAGCAAGGAGATCTGAGCGAACAGTTAATACTATGGTGACTTGCGTTCAGAGTTTCTACGATTATTTAATGCGAATTGAAGATTATGAAAAAGATCTATCAGAAAAAACAAAGAAGCAAGTGATTGGGAATTACCGATCGTTCAAACCCTTTCTACATCATATATCAAAGGGGAAGCCACTTGATAAAAACATTTTAAAAATTAAAGAACCTCGGAGAGAGGTTTTAACACTTACAAAAGATCAGGTTCAATCTATTCATGATGCGTGTAGCAATATTCGAGATGCTTTATTGGTTCGAATTTTGTATGAAGGCGGTCTTAGAATTGGAGAGGCATTATCTTTATGGATCGAGGACTTTGATATTGGCTCTACCTCCATTCAAGTACGAGAATCTAAAACTGTAAACGGCAAAGGAAGAAGAGTATATGTATCTGGCGATACAATGAATGTTTTTCAAGATTACCTAATTGATTATCATGACGCGGATACCAATCATGTATTTATAAATCTAACTGGTCCTAATAAGGGAGAACCATTAAATTATCAAGCAGCTTTCGATGTAATTAAACGTATAAGAAAGAAAACCCAGATTGATATTACCCCCCATATGTTAAGGCATACTTATGCCACTGAGCTTCATGAACAAGGGGTAGAAATATCGATAATCCAAAAGTTGTTGGGTCATTCGAACGTTCAAACAACAATTAAGACTTATGTTCATCCCACCGATGTCACTATACGAAAAGAGTGGCAGAAAGCACATGACAAGATGAAAGGTGACAAGAATGATTTTATTAAATAA
- a CDS encoding immunity 53 family protein — protein sequence MGTLSWIQKWYFEQCNGDWEHGYGIRIDTIDNPGWSVMISIEDTDVRHKPFERADIERTNTDWIFCKTDYNPEWDAFHFVGFGGPENLEEILDVFKEWVER from the coding sequence ATGGGGACATTAAGTTGGATTCAAAAATGGTATTTTGAACAATGTAATGGTGACTGGGAACATGGATATGGAATACGAATTGATACAATAGATAACCCTGGATGGAGTGTAATGATTAGTATAGAAGATACTGATGTAAGGCATAAACCCTTTGAAAGAGCTGATATTGAACGGACTAACACGGACTGGATTTTTTGTAAAACTGACTATAATCCAGAATGGGATGCTTTTCACTTTGTTGGTTTTGGTGGTCCTGAAAACTTAGAAGAAATTTTAGATGTTTTTAAGGAATGGGTTGAAAGATAA
- a CDS encoding MFS transporter has protein sequence MKTNVEKHKSQVYVKTNTKSIWSNKEFIFLYIGSNVGNLTFNVYTFMLPIYIYTLTNSSLAMSTMRAVEILPTILLGMFIGVLVDRVNRKKLMISTIFIQMVVISVLMLLIIYSLVNLWVLYILGFALYLSKYTFGNTSHAILPLIVEKSQLTQANSAKTFMSTLINIIGPTLASLIFLKLGANYSLIITLFGLSILFCFVINVSIPSNLNSETQKNIKAKKNILSDIKEGWIAILSNRTIKLASLIVLSINLASSMTSAIFIFYALDNIKISISELALIFSSGALGGLLGALFVKKSIKYFNRGILFIAFIFIMCISSFIYFISNTWIMLAFGMLLAEFSVSQLVIHYKTIRQEETPNELLGRVAGTTSMALKLIVPISFILAGWAIEHIDGSYIFLLNVIYLFSLGIVTSFSSIVKMK, from the coding sequence ATGAAAACAAATGTAGAGAAACATAAATCACAGGTATATGTTAAAACCAATACAAAATCTATTTGGTCTAACAAAGAATTTATTTTTTTGTATATAGGCTCCAACGTAGGGAATTTAACTTTTAATGTGTACACTTTTATGCTACCTATATACATTTATACTCTAACAAACTCTTCTTTAGCAATGAGTACAATGAGAGCAGTAGAAATTTTACCGACTATACTTTTAGGTATGTTCATAGGTGTTTTAGTCGACAGAGTTAATAGAAAAAAATTAATGATTTCAACCATTTTCATACAAATGGTAGTCATTTCTGTATTGATGCTTTTAATAATTTATTCACTTGTGAATCTTTGGGTTCTTTACATTCTGGGCTTTGCTTTATATTTAAGTAAGTACACATTTGGCAATACTTCACATGCGATTTTACCACTGATAGTTGAAAAATCACAGCTTACACAAGCAAATTCGGCCAAAACTTTTATGAGTACACTTATTAATATAATTGGTCCGACTCTTGCAAGTTTAATATTTCTTAAATTAGGAGCTAATTATAGCTTAATTATAACTTTGTTCGGATTATCTATACTTTTTTGTTTTGTCATAAATGTTAGTATACCTTCAAACTTAAATTCAGAAACCCAAAAGAATATTAAAGCGAAAAAAAATATATTATCCGATATTAAAGAAGGGTGGATCGCGATATTATCAAATAGAACTATAAAATTGGCCAGTTTAATAGTATTAAGTATTAATCTTGCTAGTTCTATGACTAGTGCCATTTTTATCTTTTATGCCTTAGATAATATAAAGATAAGTATTTCTGAGTTGGCTTTAATTTTCTCTTCAGGAGCTCTAGGTGGTCTTTTAGGTGCTTTATTTGTAAAGAAATCTATAAAATATTTTAATCGAGGAATTTTATTCATTGCTTTTATTTTCATTATGTGTATAAGTAGTTTTATTTATTTCATTTCGAATACCTGGATAATGCTGGCGTTTGGAATGTTATTAGCCGAATTTAGTGTGTCCCAATTGGTAATTCATTATAAAACAATAAGACAAGAGGAAACACCGAATGAGTTGCTAGGGAGAGTTGCAGGAACTACTTCAATGGCTTTAAAATTAATTGTTCCAATTTCCTTCATTTTAGCAGGATGGGCTATAGAACATATAGATGGTAGTTATATCTTTTTATTAAACGTCATTTATTTATTTTCACTAGGTATAGTAACAAGCTTTTCGTCAATAGTTAAAATGAAATAA
- a CDS encoding tyrosine-type recombinase/integrase has product MILLNKATEQQARAVRYEQILQELSGYWENEEWDALDCPLYKKEIIIKSPIIKFEETLNPRIRNEFKYYFFSRLTNLEINMATVWSNSTAFNKLQDFIFRFYSDIGSILDIPYGKFSIHYKTYLFEHGKSDLTVKGYLQLYNRIYSFFFDWYDQRKETEKDIWDVRKLGIDYNNSNCGYTLNFTSVPRPFQNLAKRYIEKRVLIQESLSWGSGIQTMAKLQEFFKYIYKKYPNWQDLTSLSRRDIEEFMHYLRTSPMGGDSVHKGQPPTENHIHRSLSVLETFIVYIQRYEWDEAPKKPVGILIVPEDKPRLPPKASNEIKYISDFVWNQIIDHMGKLPQEIIPVVILLETSGFRISDVCSLKVDCLIQREDGWWITGDQRKVKGKNHRVPISEEIAKVVLSQQKLTREKSTSETNPLNYLFPTYHGTRKGQPISRDNVVNNLNKLAIENNIMDENGDIYRCKAHAFRHRYGVNLINNGMNILHVQKLMAHVSPEMTLVYAQIHDTTLRKEWEKATSNGAVRLNPGGKIIATSIEKQADENGLELEWLRHNLDSIRLDHGLCIKSPKNNCDFLEQTLEPPCIKNNCRSFHVDLTFLDFYNDQILKMESDIEIYQKSGRNRSIEIIQPKLKKYKEIRDGIIKNGGIYGLPKTRRELRN; this is encoded by the coding sequence ATGATTTTATTAAATAAAGCAACTGAACAACAAGCTAGAGCTGTAAGATATGAGCAAATTTTACAAGAGTTAAGTGGGTATTGGGAAAACGAAGAATGGGATGCATTAGATTGTCCCCTTTACAAAAAAGAAATAATAATAAAAAGCCCAATAATTAAATTTGAGGAAACATTGAATCCAAGAATTAGAAATGAATTTAAATATTATTTCTTCAGTCGGTTGACTAATTTAGAAATAAATATGGCAACAGTATGGAGTAATTCTACTGCATTTAATAAATTGCAAGATTTTATTTTCAGATTCTATTCTGATATTGGTTCTATTCTAGACATCCCTTACGGGAAATTTTCAATTCACTATAAAACCTATCTTTTTGAACATGGGAAAAGCGACTTAACAGTAAAAGGCTACCTCCAGTTATACAACCGAATTTATTCATTTTTCTTTGACTGGTATGATCAACGGAAGGAAACAGAGAAAGATATTTGGGATGTTCGAAAACTAGGTATTGACTATAATAACAGTAATTGCGGGTACACTTTAAATTTCACTTCTGTACCAAGACCTTTTCAAAACTTGGCAAAAAGATATATCGAAAAACGTGTTCTAATACAAGAAAGTTTAAGCTGGGGTTCTGGCATACAAACCATGGCAAAGCTGCAAGAATTCTTTAAATATATTTATAAAAAGTATCCAAACTGGCAAGACTTAACCTCATTAAGTAGGAGAGATATCGAGGAATTTATGCATTATTTGCGAACCTCTCCAATGGGTGGAGATAGCGTTCACAAAGGTCAACCCCCTACTGAGAATCACATCCATCGCTCATTATCTGTACTAGAAACGTTTATTGTATATATTCAAAGATATGAATGGGATGAAGCTCCCAAAAAGCCTGTAGGAATCCTAATTGTACCTGAAGATAAACCTAGACTACCTCCAAAGGCATCTAACGAAATTAAATACATATCTGATTTTGTTTGGAATCAGATCATTGATCACATGGGAAAACTGCCGCAGGAGATTATTCCGGTTGTAATATTGTTAGAGACATCAGGCTTTAGAATTTCAGATGTGTGTTCTTTGAAAGTAGATTGCTTGATTCAAAGAGAAGATGGTTGGTGGATTACCGGAGATCAGCGTAAAGTAAAGGGGAAAAATCATCGGGTCCCAATTTCGGAAGAAATAGCTAAGGTTGTGCTTTCCCAACAAAAATTAACAAGGGAAAAATCGACTTCAGAAACAAATCCATTAAATTATTTATTTCCAACCTATCATGGTACAAGAAAAGGACAGCCCATTTCGCGTGACAATGTAGTAAATAATTTAAATAAACTAGCTATTGAAAATAATATAATGGATGAAAACGGAGATATCTATCGATGTAAAGCACATGCATTTAGACATCGTTATGGAGTAAACCTTATTAATAACGGTATGAACATTTTACATGTACAAAAGCTGATGGCTCATGTGAGCCCTGAAATGACACTGGTATACGCCCAGATTCATGATACAACCCTTCGAAAAGAATGGGAAAAAGCCACAAGTAATGGGGCTGTAAGATTAAATCCAGGTGGCAAAATTATCGCTACTAGTATAGAAAAACAAGCAGACGAAAATGGATTAGAGTTAGAATGGCTCCGCCACAATTTGGATTCCATTCGATTAGATCACGGTTTGTGTATTAAAAGCCCCAAAAATAATTGTGACTTTTTGGAACAAACTTTAGAACCACCATGTATAAAAAACAATTGCCGCAGTTTCCATGTAGATCTGACGTTTCTAGATTTCTATAACGACCAAATTCTTAAAATGGAATCTGATATTGAGATATATCAAAAATCAGGTAGAAATAGATCAATTGAAATTATTCAGCCAAAATTGAAAAAGTATAAAGAAATTAGAGATGGAATAATAAAAAATGGTGGGATTTATGGACTTCCTAAAACAAGAAGAGAATTGAGAAACTGA